A single window of Ovis canadensis isolate MfBH-ARS-UI-01 breed Bighorn chromosome 15, ARS-UI_OviCan_v2, whole genome shotgun sequence DNA harbors:
- the LOC138420884 gene encoding proteoglycan 3-like: MKGCLLLPLLLLGTVSALYLEKDASHMGSPQTPADLSQDLEGSGGQEGELALSGEVLDSGGEQAEDAHDDYEGDSDPDDLDEDVQCPKEEETVQLPGSPECKSCRYTMVRTPRRFKNAQRVCRRCYRGNLASIHSSSVNCLIHRLCVTINQAQVWIGGQLRCGRFLWTDGSCWNFTYWAAGQPTCGRGRCVALCTRGGHWRRAPCKRRLPFICSY; encoded by the exons ATGAAAGGCTGCctgctgctgccccttctcctgctggGGACAGTTTCTGCTCTCTACCTGG AGAAGGATGCCTCCCATATGGGCAGTCCGCAGACACCGGCAGACCTGAGCCAGGATCTGGAAGGTTCaggggggcaggaaggagagctGGCCCTGAGTGGTGAGGTGCTTGATTCAGGGGGAGAGCAGGCCGAGGACGCCCATGACGATTATGAGGGGGATTCAGACCCAGATGACTTAGATGAGGACGTGCAGTGCCCCAAGGAAGAGGAGACAGTGCAACTTCCAGGCAGTCCTGAGTGCAAGAGCTGCCGCTACACGATGGTGCGGACTCCAAGAAGGTTTAAGAATGCTCAG AGAGTCTGCAGGAGGTGCTACCGAGGCAACCTCGCCTCCATCCACAGCTCGAGTGTCAACTGTCTCATCCATCGCTTGTGCGTAACGATCAACCAGGCACAGGTCTGGATCGGAGGTCAG ttgcggtgcggAAGATTTCTCTGGACCGATGGGAGTTGTTGGAATTTTACCTACTGGGCTGCAGGACAACCTACGTGTGGGAGAGGCCGCTGTGTAGCCCTGTGCACCAGAG GGGGTCACTGGCGAAGAGCTCCGTGCAAAAGGCGGCTGCCCTTCATCTGCTCCTACTAA